The Blastopirellula sediminis sequence TTCCGCCGGTTCCGCCGGTTGTGGAGCCTCCGGTCAGCGCCGGGGTGATTCCGCCGTACGACATCCTGCCGAGCGGCTATATCGTTCCGATCCTTTTGCCGGCCCCGACCAACTAACGCCTACCTAATGCGGCGATGAGATAGGCTTGCCTTCCCGACCAGTGGTCGTCGAAGGGAAGCCTATTCGTCGTTAAAAAAATTAACATCGGAAGAATTCATCTCTGGGGGAATCTTGCCGATATCTCTTTATGAACATTGAGTTGCGCCGCTTCGTATCCACTCTATGGGCGGAAATCAGACTTGACTTTCCAGCGCCTAGAGACGTAAATTTCTATACGTGATGTTGGCGGGATACCTTGGGTAGTCCCCCATTTTTCGGTCCAATTAACGCGAAAAGAAGGGGAGCCCAATGAGACGCGACGTTCGTCACTCTCGTTTGTCGATCGCTCCCCTCTTTTTCATGTTGCTGGCGATGGTCGTTGGTACGGTCGCCCCTCCTCGTTCCTTGGTCGAACAGGAAACGGAAACCTCGCGAGAGGTCGAAGTCGTCCTGGTTGGTCAACTCGTTTCGAGCGAGTTCCGACCGAAAATCGCCTCGGGCGATCGATCCGCCGACGTTCTTTCGGCGCCCCTGCCGGGCCGCATTTCGCGGACGGCCTCCAAGGCAATTCGCGGTGAGCGAAGCGCTTGGAATGGGATAGGCGCTGCGCTTCGGCTCTAAGCCTGCGCTCATTCTTGCCCCTCTCTGGGCTCTCGTTTGATTGTTGATTCAAACGTCCTTGTTTTCGTATTCGTCCGCCGCTGCGCGCTTGTCGAATGAACCGTAGGTTCCGCCCGGTTCCGGCGTGCGTCGGCGCGAATTCCAAGTCTTAGCAACTACTGACTGGCGCGCACTGGTGCGCCGAGAGAATAATCAAAATATGCAAAAGCTAATTCACGGCATTCGTCAATTTCAGCAATCCGAATATCGCCGCAAGCAATCGCTGTTTGAAGAGCTCGCAGGGGGACAAGCTCCTCCCACGATGTTCATCACCTGCGCTGACTCACGGATTGATCCCAATCTGATTACCGGCAGCGACCCGGGCGAGCTCTTCGTCCTGCGAAACGCAGGGAACATGATTCCTCGCCAAGACATGGCGAGCGGAGAAGCGGCGACCATCGAGTTCGCCGTCAAAGCGCTCAAAGTCGAGCATATCGTCGTCTGCGGTCATTCGCAGTGCGGCGCCATGAAGGCGACGCTCGAGCCGGAGTCGTGCGAGTCGCTCCCGTCCGTCGCCGGCTGGCTGCGAAACGTGAAGGGGGTGGTCGAACGGACGCTTCGCCGGCACGGAGAACAATCGCCGGAGCGGATGCTTGACTTGGTCATTCAAGAAAACGTCCGGATGCAGTTAGAGAACTTGCAGTCGCTGCGCTGCGTCGCCGAAGCGCTGGCCAGCGAGCAACTGCAACTGCATGGCTGGACGTACGACATTGGTCGCGGCGAAATCGAGTCGCTCGATCACGAGCGAAACGAGTTTGCGACGCTATTCAACGACGAGTGCTATCAGCCGGACGAGTCGGCCACTGGCTTCGCCTAGTCGAGACTGTCGCCGTTTCCCGTTGATCAAGTTCGGCAAAAAAGGGCGTAGTGCGATGTCAGATCAAACCAAGAGTTCCGAGTTTTTCCGTTGGCCAGCGATCCGCAACGACATTTTTCCGTCGATTGTGGTGTTTCTGGTTGCGCTCCCTCTTTGTTTGGGCATCGCGATTGCGTCTGGCGCTCCCCCGGCGGCCGGCTTGATCAGCGGGATTGTCGGCGGTCTGGTGGTCGGATTTTTGGCTGGGTCGCCGCTGCAAGTGAGCGGACCCGCCGCCGGCTTGACCGTGATCGT is a genomic window containing:
- a CDS encoding carbonic anhydrase, with the translated sequence MQKLIHGIRQFQQSEYRRKQSLFEELAGGQAPPTMFITCADSRIDPNLITGSDPGELFVLRNAGNMIPRQDMASGEAATIEFAVKALKVEHIVVCGHSQCGAMKATLEPESCESLPSVAGWLRNVKGVVERTLRRHGEQSPERMLDLVIQENVRMQLENLQSLRCVAEALASEQLQLHGWTYDIGRGEIESLDHERNEFATLFNDECYQPDESATGFA